One Clavibacter zhangzhiyongii genomic region harbors:
- a CDS encoding rhodanese-like domain-containing protein, giving the protein MSSMNGAGVPEELDAATAKARTATGESWLLDVREDDEWEAGHSAVAHHIPMGELEARAGEIPTDQHIAVVCRSGHRSSIATQALIRGGFAASNVTGGMHAWSQMGGDVVTDEGADGRVA; this is encoded by the coding sequence ATGAGCAGCATGAACGGAGCAGGCGTCCCCGAGGAGCTCGACGCCGCCACGGCCAAGGCCCGCACCGCCACGGGCGAGTCCTGGCTCCTCGACGTCCGCGAGGACGACGAGTGGGAGGCCGGCCACTCGGCCGTCGCCCACCACATCCCCATGGGCGAGCTCGAGGCCCGCGCCGGGGAGATCCCGACCGACCAGCACATCGCGGTGGTGTGCCGCTCCGGCCACCGCTCGTCGATCGCGACGCAGGCGCTCATCCGCGGCGGCTTCGCCGCGTCGAACGTCACGGGCGGCATGCACGCGTGGTCGCAGATGGGCGGCGACGTCGTCACCGACGAGGGCGCGGACGGCCGCGTCGCCTGA
- the secF gene encoding protein translocase subunit SecF, translating to MAGFSEFGNDLYTGKRSFDIVGRRRLWYGIAAICILVSILGPLLRGGFTFGIEFTGGSEYTVSGVQSQSQDIASDAVATVTPVPARVSSVGSDGVRVQTDQLQPEDSTAVRQALATAYGVETSSVTESFIGPSWGQDITRQALWGLVVFLALAAVVMSVYFRTWKMSVAAIVALLHDLVLTAGIYGITGFEVTPAAVIGFLTILGYSLYDTVVVFDKIRENTAEDGQESRRTFAQSVNLAVNQTLVRSINTSIVAILPVGSILFIGAVVLGAGTLRDIALSLFIGIIVGTYSTIFIAAPLYAHLREGEPKVKRGDALAATAASRAQAERAVSTVEA from the coding sequence ATGGCTGGCTTCTCCGAGTTCGGCAACGACCTCTACACGGGCAAGCGCTCGTTCGACATCGTCGGGCGCCGCCGCCTCTGGTACGGCATCGCCGCGATCTGCATCCTCGTCTCGATCCTCGGCCCGCTGCTGCGTGGCGGCTTCACGTTCGGCATCGAGTTCACCGGCGGATCCGAGTACACCGTGAGCGGGGTGCAGTCCCAGTCGCAGGACATCGCGAGCGACGCCGTGGCCACCGTGACTCCCGTCCCGGCGCGCGTGTCGTCCGTCGGCTCCGACGGCGTCCGCGTGCAGACCGACCAGCTGCAGCCCGAGGACAGCACCGCGGTCCGCCAGGCGCTGGCCACGGCCTACGGGGTCGAGACGTCGAGCGTCACCGAGTCGTTCATCGGCCCGTCGTGGGGCCAGGACATCACCCGCCAGGCGCTCTGGGGCCTCGTGGTGTTCCTCGCGCTGGCGGCGGTCGTCATGTCGGTCTACTTCCGCACGTGGAAGATGTCGGTCGCGGCGATCGTGGCCCTGCTCCACGACCTCGTGCTCACCGCCGGCATCTACGGCATCACGGGCTTCGAGGTCACGCCGGCGGCCGTCATCGGCTTCCTGACGATCCTCGGGTACTCGCTCTACGACACGGTCGTGGTGTTCGACAAGATCCGGGAGAACACGGCGGAGGACGGGCAGGAGTCGCGGCGCACGTTCGCGCAGTCGGTCAACCTCGCGGTCAACCAGACCCTGGTCCGCTCCATCAACACCTCGATCGTCGCGATCCTGCCGGTCGGCTCGATCCTCTTCATCGGCGCCGTGGTCCTCGGGGCCGGCACGCTGCGCGACATCGCCCTGTCGCTGTTCATCGGCATCATCGTGGGCACCTACTCGACGATCTTCATCGCCGCGCCGCTGTACGCGCACCTCCGTGAGGGCGAGCCGAAGGTCAAGAGGGGCGATGCGCTGGCGGCCACGGCCGCGAGCCGTGCCCAGGCCGAGCGCGCCGTCAGTACGGTGGAGGCATGA
- the secD gene encoding protein translocase subunit SecD, producing MAKSPTPVRKARRKLVWLLVIIGLLAGGNAASVAFSNGSWSPKLALDLEGGTQIILAPQLDGASSGPTSEQLAQAVSIIRQRVDASGVSEAEITTQGGSNIVVSLPGEPDAATMQRLQSSAKLELRPVLVGAAGTASVGPTPTPTPTDGSAPADGTTPTDGSTPAAETPAAEATPDPATLSDEPTAEPTGPSDLSWATPRLQAEFAAYDCATAPESDGQAAPADRAIIACADDGAAKYLLGPVEVDGSTISDATSGLQQSSQGVSTGTWSVNLVFDGDGTKQFGDMSTRLITLESPRNQFAFVLDNDVISAPVTQGVVTNGKPSITGNFTQESAKALADQLKFGALPLSFTLQSSDVISATLGSSQLTSGLIAGLIGLALVVLYSLVQYRALGLVTVASLVIAAVITYLLITLLSWREGYRLSLAGVAGLIVAIGITADSFIVYFERIKDELRDGRGLVSSVEQGWKRALRTIIASDTVNFLAAAVLFILAVGNVKGFALTLGLTTIIDLIVVSLFTHPILQLLAERRFFAEGHRMSGLDPRALGAVYRGRATFRTPAASTGRNAAAAKEAARRQTIAERKAAQGSTTGSTSTATIDAPRPDDTSRDD from the coding sequence GTGGCCAAGTCGCCCACACCGGTACGCAAGGCCCGGCGCAAGCTCGTCTGGCTGCTCGTCATCATCGGCCTCCTGGCCGGCGGCAACGCCGCGAGCGTCGCGTTCAGCAACGGGTCCTGGAGCCCGAAGCTCGCGCTGGACCTCGAGGGCGGCACGCAGATCATCCTCGCCCCGCAGCTCGACGGCGCGTCCTCGGGGCCGACGAGCGAGCAGCTCGCGCAGGCCGTGTCGATCATCCGCCAGCGCGTCGACGCCAGCGGCGTCAGCGAGGCCGAGATCACCACGCAGGGCGGCAGCAACATCGTCGTGAGCCTGCCGGGTGAGCCCGACGCGGCCACCATGCAGCGCCTGCAGTCGTCCGCGAAGCTCGAGCTGCGGCCCGTGCTCGTGGGCGCGGCGGGCACGGCCTCGGTCGGCCCGACCCCGACGCCGACCCCCACCGACGGCTCGGCACCCGCGGACGGCACGACGCCGACCGACGGATCGACCCCGGCCGCCGAGACCCCCGCCGCCGAGGCGACGCCGGATCCCGCGACCCTCTCCGACGAGCCCACCGCGGAGCCCACCGGCCCCAGCGACCTCTCGTGGGCGACGCCCCGCCTGCAGGCCGAGTTCGCGGCGTACGACTGCGCCACCGCCCCGGAGAGCGACGGCCAGGCCGCCCCCGCCGACCGCGCGATCATCGCGTGCGCCGACGACGGCGCCGCGAAGTACCTGCTCGGTCCGGTCGAGGTCGACGGCAGCACCATCTCCGACGCCACCAGCGGCCTGCAGCAGTCCAGCCAGGGCGTCAGCACCGGCACGTGGTCGGTCAACCTCGTCTTCGACGGCGACGGTACCAAGCAGTTCGGCGACATGTCGACCCGCCTCATCACGCTCGAGTCGCCGCGCAACCAGTTCGCGTTCGTGCTCGACAACGACGTGATCTCGGCGCCGGTCACGCAGGGCGTCGTCACGAACGGCAAGCCCTCCATCACCGGCAACTTCACGCAGGAGAGCGCGAAGGCCCTGGCCGACCAGCTCAAGTTCGGCGCCCTGCCGCTCAGCTTCACCCTGCAGAGCTCCGACGTCATCTCGGCGACGCTCGGCTCCTCGCAGCTCACCAGCGGCCTCATCGCGGGCCTCATCGGGCTCGCGCTGGTGGTGCTCTACTCGCTCGTGCAGTACCGGGCGCTCGGCCTGGTGACCGTCGCGTCCCTGGTCATCGCCGCGGTGATCACGTACCTCCTCATCACGCTCCTCAGCTGGCGGGAGGGGTACCGGCTGTCGCTCGCCGGGGTGGCGGGCCTCATCGTGGCCATCGGCATCACGGCGGACTCGTTCATCGTCTACTTCGAGCGCATCAAGGACGAGCTCCGCGACGGCCGCGGCCTCGTCTCGTCCGTGGAGCAGGGCTGGAAGCGCGCGCTGCGCACGATCATCGCGTCCGACACGGTCAACTTCCTCGCGGCGGCCGTGCTGTTCATCCTCGCGGTGGGCAACGTGAAGGGCTTCGCGCTCACGCTCGGCCTCACGACGATCATCGACCTCATCGTGGTCTCGCTCTTCACCCACCCGATCCTGCAGCTGCTGGCCGAGCGGCGCTTCTTCGCCGAGGGCCACCGCATGAGCGGGCTCGACCCGCGGGCGCTCGGCGCGGTCTACCGCGGCCGCGCCACCTTCCGCACGCCTGCCGCCAGCACGGGCCGCAACGCCGCCGCGGCGAAGGAGGCCGCACGCCGGCAGACCATCGCGGAGCGCAAGGCCGCGCAGGGGTCGACCACCGGATCCACCTCGACCGCGACGATCGACGCGCCGCGACCCGACGACACGAGCAGGGACGACTGA
- the yajC gene encoding preprotein translocase subunit YajC, protein MDPFTLIMFAVLALLIFFMFRNSRKRQKDLAELQTQMVPGAEVMTASGIYGTLVSFDEENNLAYLEVSPGTVLKLHRQTIARVVEPTVAVADDASALVDDAPAADVVDETGTPDSARRLDDGDGPAARS, encoded by the coding sequence ATGGACCCGTTCACCCTGATCATGTTCGCCGTCCTGGCGCTCCTCATCTTCTTCATGTTCCGCAACAGCCGGAAGCGCCAGAAGGACCTCGCCGAGCTGCAGACCCAGATGGTCCCCGGTGCCGAGGTCATGACGGCCTCCGGCATCTACGGCACGCTCGTCTCCTTCGACGAGGAGAACAACCTCGCGTACCTCGAGGTGTCGCCCGGCACGGTGCTGAAGCTCCACCGCCAGACGATCGCGCGCGTCGTCGAGCCCACGGTCGCCGTCGCCGACGACGCGAGCGCGCTCGTGGACGACGCCCCGGCCGCCGACGTGGTCGACGAGACCGGCACGCCGGACTCCGCGCGTCGACTCGACGACGGCGACGGCCCCGCCGCCCGCTCCTGA
- the ruvB gene encoding Holliday junction branch migration DNA helicase RuvB: MSALEHGDVSSPVPESDAELAFEGALRPRSLSEFVGQVKVRGQLELLLTAAAMQNRSPDHILLAGPPGLGKTTLAMIVAEESRRPLRLTSGPAIQHAGDLAAVLSALVPGEILFVDEIHRMARSAEEMLYLAMEDFRIDIMVGKGAGATSIPLELSPFTLVGATTRSGMLPSPLRDRFGFTAHLEFYETHELEQVIERAARMLHLEIEHEAVAEIAGRCRGTPRIANRLLRRVRDYALVHGTEAGVDSVRAALDLYDVDPLGLDRLDRAVMRGILTRFGGGPVGLNTLAVSVGEEAETIESVVEPFLVRIGLVTRTPRGRVATPAAWRHFGLEPPPVPGAPARPSAPGAAAEALFDDGL, encoded by the coding sequence GTGAGCGCGCTCGAGCACGGCGACGTGTCGAGCCCCGTCCCCGAGTCCGACGCCGAGCTCGCCTTCGAGGGCGCGCTGCGCCCGAGGTCGCTCTCCGAGTTCGTCGGGCAGGTCAAGGTGCGCGGCCAGCTGGAGCTGCTGCTCACGGCCGCCGCCATGCAGAACCGCTCGCCCGACCACATCCTGCTCGCGGGCCCGCCCGGCCTCGGCAAGACCACGCTCGCGATGATCGTCGCGGAGGAGAGCCGCCGGCCGCTGCGCCTCACGAGCGGCCCGGCCATCCAGCACGCGGGCGACCTCGCGGCGGTGCTGTCCGCGCTCGTGCCCGGCGAGATCCTCTTCGTCGACGAGATCCACCGCATGGCCCGCTCCGCCGAGGAGATGCTGTACCTCGCGATGGAGGACTTCCGGATCGACATCATGGTCGGCAAGGGCGCGGGTGCGACCTCCATCCCGCTGGAGCTCTCCCCGTTCACCCTCGTGGGCGCGACCACGCGCTCGGGCATGCTGCCGAGTCCGCTGCGCGACCGCTTCGGCTTCACCGCGCACCTCGAGTTCTACGAGACGCACGAGCTCGAGCAGGTCATCGAGCGGGCGGCGCGCATGCTGCACCTGGAGATCGAGCACGAGGCCGTCGCGGAGATCGCCGGCCGCTGCCGCGGGACGCCGCGCATCGCCAACCGGCTCCTGCGCCGGGTGCGCGACTACGCGCTCGTCCACGGGACGGAGGCCGGCGTCGACTCCGTCCGCGCCGCGCTCGACCTCTACGACGTGGATCCCCTCGGCCTCGACCGCCTCGACCGCGCCGTCATGCGCGGCATACTCACGCGCTTCGGCGGGGGCCCCGTCGGGCTCAACACCCTCGCGGTCTCCGTGGGGGAGGAGGCGGAGACGATCGAGTCGGTCGTCGAGCCGTTCCTCGTGCGCATCGGTCTGGTGACGCGGACCCCGCGGGGTCGCGTCGCGACGCCCGCCGCCTGGCGGCACTTCGGGCTCGAGCCGCCGCCCGTCCCGGGGGCACCCGCCCGCCCCTCTGCGCCGGGTGCGGCCGCCGAGGCCCTGTTCGACGATGGCCTATGA
- the ruvA gene encoding Holliday junction branch migration protein RuvA yields the protein MISSLRGTVLSVSGQALLLEVHGVGYGVQVTPRHALELRHGSEATVLTSLVVREDSLTLFGFPGPDELRAFELLCGVTGVGPKSALAVLEHLDPEAMAHAVAIEDDAAFRRVSGIGPKTAKLIVLQLAGKLFVTQPRTRPASSAPASITTDVVTALVGLGWSERVARTAVDDAVASTEEQGAPADMPRLLRVALGILGPQQPQGASTSVAAADR from the coding sequence GTGATCTCCTCCCTCCGCGGCACCGTGCTGTCCGTCTCCGGTCAGGCCCTCCTGCTGGAGGTGCACGGGGTGGGCTACGGCGTCCAGGTGACGCCCCGGCACGCGCTCGAGCTGCGGCACGGATCCGAGGCCACCGTCCTCACGTCCCTCGTGGTCCGCGAGGACTCGCTCACCCTCTTCGGGTTCCCCGGCCCGGACGAGCTGCGCGCCTTCGAGCTGCTCTGCGGCGTCACGGGCGTCGGACCGAAGTCGGCCCTCGCGGTGCTCGAGCACCTGGATCCCGAGGCCATGGCGCATGCCGTCGCGATCGAGGACGACGCCGCCTTCCGCCGCGTGTCGGGCATCGGTCCGAAGACCGCGAAGCTCATCGTCCTGCAGCTCGCGGGCAAGCTGTTCGTCACCCAGCCGCGCACGCGCCCGGCCTCGTCCGCGCCCGCCTCCATCACGACGGACGTCGTCACGGCCCTCGTGGGGCTCGGCTGGTCCGAGCGCGTCGCCCGCACGGCGGTCGACGACGCGGTCGCGTCGACCGAGGAGCAGGGCGCGCCCGCGGACATGCCGCGCCTCCTGCGCGTCGCGCTCGGGATCCTCGGGCCGCAGCAGCCGCAGGGCGCCTCCACGTCGGTCGCGGCGGCCGACCGGTGA
- the ruvC gene encoding crossover junction endodeoxyribonuclease RuvC: MRILGIDPGLTRCGVGVVDVFADRTARIVDVQVVRTSPTDELHHRLLAVGDGIEELVDRHRPSVVAIERVFAQDNLSTVMGVAQITGVALVGAARRGLDVAMHTPSEVKAAVTGYGQADKKQVATMVARILGLDELPTPADASDALALAICAGWRAGMSRAGIAGTPAPAPRPTAAGAPAAAGPTTAQAAWIAAERAQRGRR; encoded by the coding sequence GTGCGGATCCTCGGGATCGACCCCGGCCTGACCCGCTGCGGCGTCGGGGTGGTCGACGTCTTCGCCGACCGGACGGCGCGCATCGTCGACGTCCAGGTGGTGCGCACCAGCCCGACGGACGAGCTGCACCACCGCCTGCTCGCGGTGGGGGACGGCATCGAGGAGCTGGTCGACCGGCACCGGCCGTCCGTGGTCGCCATCGAGCGCGTGTTCGCGCAGGACAACCTCTCGACCGTCATGGGCGTGGCGCAGATCACGGGGGTCGCGCTCGTGGGCGCCGCGCGCCGCGGGCTCGACGTCGCCATGCACACGCCGAGCGAGGTCAAGGCCGCCGTGACCGGGTACGGCCAGGCCGACAAGAAGCAGGTCGCGACGATGGTCGCGCGGATCCTCGGCCTCGACGAGCTGCCGACGCCCGCCGACGCCTCCGACGCGCTGGCCCTCGCGATCTGCGCCGGCTGGCGGGCCGGGATGTCGCGCGCGGGCATCGCGGGGACGCCGGCGCCGGCGCCACGGCCGACCGCCGCCGGCGCGCCCGCCGCCGCGGGGCCCACCACCGCGCAGGCCGCGTGGATCGCGGCCGAGCGTGCGCAGCGGGGTCGGCGCTAG
- a CDS encoding YebC/PmpR family DNA-binding transcriptional regulator: MSGHSKWATTKHKKAIIDSRRAKSFAKLIKNIEVAAKIGGADMSGNPTLVDAVQKAKKTSVPNDNIDRAVKRGAGLLGEVVDYQTIMYEGYAANGVAMLVECLTDNKNRAAAEVRTAMSRNGGTMADPGSVAYNFHRKGVLAVPHAETPTEDDVLAAVLDAGAEEVTDHGEVFEIQCEPSDMVAVRQALQEAGIDYDSADVEFVPQVKVEVDLETARKVNKLVDAMEDLDDVQNIYVNSDVPADVQAALDDDEE, encoded by the coding sequence GTGTCCGGACATTCCAAGTGGGCGACCACGAAGCACAAGAAGGCGATCATCGACTCGCGGCGCGCCAAGTCGTTCGCGAAGCTGATCAAGAACATCGAGGTCGCGGCCAAGATCGGCGGCGCCGACATGTCGGGCAACCCGACCCTGGTCGACGCGGTGCAGAAGGCGAAGAAGACCAGCGTCCCGAACGACAACATCGACCGCGCGGTCAAGCGCGGGGCCGGCCTGCTCGGCGAGGTCGTCGACTACCAGACGATCATGTACGAGGGCTATGCCGCCAACGGGGTCGCGATGCTCGTCGAGTGCCTCACGGACAACAAGAACCGCGCGGCCGCCGAGGTCCGCACGGCCATGAGCCGCAACGGCGGCACCATGGCCGACCCGGGCAGCGTCGCCTACAACTTCCACCGCAAGGGCGTCCTCGCGGTGCCGCACGCGGAGACCCCGACCGAGGACGACGTCCTCGCCGCGGTCCTCGACGCGGGCGCCGAGGAGGTCACCGACCACGGCGAGGTCTTCGAGATCCAGTGCGAGCCGAGCGACATGGTCGCCGTCCGCCAGGCGCTCCAGGAGGCGGGCATCGACTACGACTCCGCCGACGTCGAGTTCGTGCCGCAGGTCAAGGTCGAGGTCGACCTCGAGACCGCGCGCAAGGTCAACAAGCTCGTCGACGCCATGGAGGACCTGGACGACGTCCAGAACATCTACGTCAACAGCGACGTGCCCGCCGACGTGCAGGCCGCGCTCGACGACGACGAGGAGTAG
- the pdxT gene encoding pyridoxal 5'-phosphate synthase glutaminase subunit PdxT, with protein sequence MAGSTAAPHGDGPVVGVLALQGDVREHVRVLEGFGARTRLVRQPKDLPGISGLVIPGGESTVMDKLSRQFGVAEPLRAAIDDGLPVYGTCAGLIMLADEIVDAIHGQRSIGGLDVSVRRNAFGSQTASFEVDLDVPELGDPPVHAVFIRAPVVASVGAAASALATLDDGRVVAVRQGALLGTSFHPEVTGDLRFHRLFLDMVERAGRTL encoded by the coding sequence GTGGCTGGTAGCACGGCGGCACCGCACGGCGACGGCCCCGTCGTCGGCGTCCTCGCCCTCCAGGGGGACGTGCGCGAGCACGTGCGCGTGCTCGAGGGCTTCGGCGCCCGGACGCGGCTCGTCCGGCAGCCGAAGGACCTCCCGGGCATCTCCGGTCTCGTGATCCCGGGCGGAGAGTCCACGGTGATGGACAAGCTGTCGCGGCAATTCGGGGTCGCCGAGCCGCTCCGCGCGGCCATCGATGACGGGCTTCCCGTCTACGGCACCTGCGCCGGCCTCATCATGCTGGCCGACGAGATCGTCGACGCGATCCACGGGCAGCGGAGCATCGGCGGGCTCGACGTCTCCGTGCGGCGCAACGCGTTCGGGTCGCAGACGGCGTCGTTCGAGGTGGACCTCGACGTGCCGGAGCTCGGGGACCCGCCCGTGCACGCCGTCTTCATCCGCGCGCCCGTGGTGGCGTCGGTCGGAGCCGCCGCCTCGGCGCTCGCGACGCTCGACGACGGCCGCGTGGTGGCCGTCCGGCAGGGCGCGCTCCTCGGCACCTCGTTCCACCCGGAGGTCACGGGCGACCTCCGGTTCCACCGCCTCTTCCTCGACATGGTCGAGCGGGCGGGCCGCACCCTCTGA
- the pdxS gene encoding pyridoxal 5'-phosphate synthase lyase subunit PdxS: protein MTDINTPGQVGSSRVKRGLAEMLKGGVIMDVVNAEQARIAEDAGAVAVMALERVPADIRSQGGVARMSDPDLIDQIKAEVSIPVMAKARIGHFVEAQVLQSLEVDYIDESEVLSPADYVNHIDKWGFTVPFVCGATTLGEALRRITEGAAMIRSKGEAGTGDVSEATKHIRTIKSEIRALSALTHDEIYVAAKELQAPYDLVLEVATTGQLPVVLFTAGGVATPADAAMMMQLGADGVFVGSGIFKSGNPVARAKAVVTATALYQDPDAIAQASRGLGEAMVGINVADVPAPHRLAERGW from the coding sequence ATGACTGACATCAACACCCCCGGACAGGTCGGCTCGAGCCGCGTCAAGCGCGGACTCGCGGAGATGCTCAAGGGCGGCGTCATCATGGACGTCGTCAACGCCGAGCAGGCGCGCATCGCGGAGGACGCCGGCGCCGTCGCCGTCATGGCGCTCGAGCGCGTCCCCGCCGACATCCGCTCGCAGGGCGGCGTCGCCCGCATGAGCGACCCCGACCTCATCGACCAGATCAAGGCTGAGGTCTCCATCCCCGTCATGGCGAAGGCGCGCATCGGCCACTTCGTCGAGGCCCAGGTGCTGCAGTCCCTCGAGGTCGACTACATCGACGAGTCCGAGGTGCTGAGCCCGGCCGACTACGTCAACCACATCGACAAGTGGGGCTTCACCGTCCCCTTCGTCTGCGGCGCCACGACGCTGGGCGAGGCGCTCCGCCGCATCACCGAGGGCGCGGCCATGATCCGCTCCAAGGGCGAGGCCGGCACGGGAGACGTCTCCGAGGCCACCAAGCACATCCGCACCATCAAGTCCGAGATCCGTGCGCTCAGCGCCCTCACGCACGACGAGATCTACGTCGCCGCGAAGGAGCTGCAGGCGCCGTACGACCTGGTGCTCGAGGTCGCGACGACCGGGCAGCTGCCCGTCGTCCTCTTCACCGCGGGCGGCGTGGCCACCCCGGCCGACGCCGCGATGATGATGCAGCTCGGCGCCGACGGCGTGTTCGTCGGATCCGGCATCTTCAAGTCGGGCAACCCGGTCGCGCGCGCGAAGGCCGTCGTCACGGCGACCGCGCTCTACCAGGACCCCGACGCGATCGCCCAGGCGTCGCGCGGGCTGGGCGAGGCCATGGTCGGGATCAACGTCGCCGACGTCCCCGCCCCGCACCGCCTCGCCGAGCGTGGCTGGTAG
- a CDS encoding HIT family protein, with product MSDHEPGGEDDLGGARVDDAGHLAGVPDEFQRLWTPHRMVYIQKGQQPDRDECPFCIAPSMSDEDSLIVARGEHAFVLLNLFPYNSGHLLVCPYRHIATYDLASPEEVAEIGSLTQTAMRVVREVSRNDGYNIGMNQGQVAGAGIAEHLHQHIVPRWGQDANFLPIIAKTKALPQLLGDVRASIAAAWPAPAGE from the coding sequence CTGTCGGACCACGAGCCCGGGGGAGAGGACGACCTCGGCGGCGCGCGCGTCGACGACGCCGGACACCTCGCGGGCGTGCCGGACGAGTTCCAGCGGCTCTGGACCCCGCACCGGATGGTCTACATCCAGAAGGGCCAGCAGCCGGACCGCGACGAGTGCCCGTTCTGCATCGCGCCGTCGATGTCGGACGAGGACTCGCTCATCGTCGCGCGCGGGGAGCACGCCTTCGTGCTGCTGAACCTCTTCCCCTACAACAGCGGGCACCTGCTCGTCTGCCCCTACCGGCACATCGCGACCTACGACCTGGCGAGCCCGGAGGAGGTGGCCGAGATCGGCTCCCTCACGCAGACCGCGATGCGCGTCGTCCGCGAGGTCTCGCGGAACGACGGCTACAACATCGGGATGAACCAGGGGCAGGTCGCGGGCGCCGGCATCGCCGAGCACCTGCACCAGCACATCGTGCCGAGGTGGGGGCAGGACGCGAACTTCCTGCCGATCATCGCGAAGACCAAGGCGCTGCCGCAGCTGCTGGGCGACGTCCGTGCATCCATCGCAGCAGCCTGGCCCGCCCCGGCGGGCGAATAG